A single region of the Prevotella sp. HUN102 genome encodes:
- a CDS encoding low molecular weight protein-tyrosine-phosphatase: MEINNMNKESEKLYKILFICLGNICRSPAANAVMQKMVDDAGLSARFLIDSAGIGNWHVGELPDKRMRNHGFKRGYQVNHIARQFDARTDFEAFDYIIVMDEDNYKNINRMSQSDKEKKQVIRMIDYITEHPEATSVPDPYYGEGKDFDYALDLIEDGCRGLLQRLCESESTPNSL, from the coding sequence ATGGAAATAAATAATATGAACAAGGAAAGCGAGAAGCTATATAAGATTTTGTTTATCTGTCTGGGCAACATTTGCAGGTCGCCTGCTGCCAATGCTGTGATGCAAAAGATGGTGGACGATGCAGGATTGTCCGCAAGATTCCTTATCGATTCAGCCGGAATCGGGAATTGGCACGTGGGAGAATTGCCAGATAAGCGAATGCGCAACCACGGTTTCAAGCGTGGCTATCAGGTAAACCACATTGCAAGGCAGTTTGATGCACGGACAGACTTCGAAGCGTTCGATTATATTATCGTTATGGATGAGGATAACTATAAGAATATCAATCGAATGTCGCAATCTGATAAAGAAAAGAAACAAGTGATAAGGATGATTGATTATATAACCGAACATCCCGAAGCGACTTCCGTTCCCGACCCATATTACGGTGAGGGCAAGGACTTCGACTATGCGCTGGATCTCATCGAAGATGGATGCCGAGGCTTACTGCAACGGCTTTGCGAATCAGAATCAACGCCAAACTCTTTATAA
- a CDS encoding YaaA family protein has product MQIILASAKIMNASADVALPTVSEPAFKKEAELFALELGQLSAEELKEQLRCSLQLAMENKLRYQDFFNEEAKMPAILAYYGQAYKCLKAQTLKNDDFSFSINHLWILSFLYGMLRPSDNIHPYRLEGKMSLEATDGKNMFAYWKPILTDMLIDSVKNDDGILVHLATEEYQHLFDWKRVKKELNVIQPHFMVNKGGMPKNVTVYAKSCRGAMTRFILQNRITKPEELLTFEYEGFQYREENRVLMGKKAKFDVGSDLLWILDA; this is encoded by the coding sequence ATGCAAATAATTTTAGCTTCGGCAAAGATAATGAATGCCTCTGCCGACGTCGCATTGCCCACCGTTTCCGAACCTGCTTTCAAAAAGGAGGCAGAGCTTTTCGCACTCGAATTAGGTCAGCTTTCAGCAGAAGAACTGAAGGAGCAACTGCGTTGCAGTTTGCAATTAGCTATGGAAAACAAGCTGCGCTATCAGGATTTTTTCAATGAAGAGGCAAAGATGCCGGCGATACTGGCCTATTATGGTCAGGCATATAAGTGTCTGAAAGCGCAGACTTTAAAGAACGACGATTTCTCCTTTTCAATCAATCATCTTTGGATTCTCAGTTTTCTCTATGGTATGCTCCGTCCGTCAGACAATATCCATCCTTACAGATTGGAGGGGAAAATGAGTCTGGAAGCCACGGACGGCAAGAATATGTTTGCTTATTGGAAACCGATTCTCACGGATATGCTGATAGACTCGGTTAAAAATGACGACGGAATACTCGTACATTTGGCGACGGAAGAATATCAACATCTTTTTGATTGGAAACGCGTGAAGAAGGAACTGAACGTGATTCAGCCTCATTTTATGGTAAATAAAGGAGGTATGCCGAAGAATGTAACGGTATATGCTAAGAGTTGTCGGGGGGCAATGACGAGATTCATTCTTCAAAACAGGATAACCAAGCCCGAAGAGTTGCTCACTTTTGAGTATGAGGGTTTCCAATATAGAGAAGAAAACAGGGTTTTGATGGGCAAGAAAGCAAAATTCGACGTAGGTTCGGATCTTCTTTGGATTCTGGACGCATAG
- the lipA gene encoding lipoyl synthase, giving the protein MKYLIIPERANKQLPFYFAVEEYVARTYTDDDYFMAWVVDPTVMLGRNQLIENEVNVDYCKTNGVHIYRRKSGGGCIYADHGCMQFSYISFAENVNLAFTDYMKKVAELLQSLNIDATLSGRNDILVDGKKVAGSAFYRLKGRSVLHNSLLFGTMLDHLSNALTPSKEKLQSKGVASVSQRVTNIGQYTSLSIEEFIAYTQKYMCGDEVRVLTAEDMKGIEEIERELASDDFVYGNNPKYTEMRKKRFEGVGTLEAHIELKNGMIANINLMGDYFLTGDIDRELLDLLHGVEFTREAVREKLETIDISTVVRNLKLDQFLRLLFGRPPHVMKPEWLKINLTSKKSSGETAGILARHHLNTICTSGLCPNRTECWAARTATLMIGGEICTRKCRFCNTLSGRPLALNPDEPRHVAESIKALNLRYAVITSVDRDDLPDYGAEHWVKTVEAIRELNPDTKIELLIPDFMGKSELIRKVVATKPHVCGHNMETVRRLTPSVRSVAQYDRSLEVLAEIVRCGVQAKTGFMLGLGETHEEILQTMSDILATGCKRLTLGQYLQPTASHLPVAAYISPEKFAEYKQIGLAMGFKHVVSGPLVRSSYHAAEADA; this is encoded by the coding sequence ATGAAATACTTAATTATACCAGAAAGAGCTAACAAGCAGCTTCCTTTTTATTTCGCAGTAGAAGAGTATGTAGCGCGTACTTATACTGACGATGACTATTTTATGGCATGGGTGGTAGACCCAACCGTGATGCTGGGTCGCAACCAACTCATAGAAAATGAAGTGAATGTGGACTATTGCAAAACCAATGGCGTACACATATATCGCAGAAAAAGTGGTGGAGGATGTATCTATGCTGACCACGGCTGTATGCAGTTCTCATACATTTCCTTTGCAGAGAATGTGAATTTGGCTTTTACCGACTATATGAAAAAGGTGGCAGAGCTGTTGCAGAGCCTCAACATTGATGCAACACTATCGGGCAGAAACGACATTCTCGTGGATGGAAAGAAGGTTGCAGGCAGTGCATTTTACAGACTGAAAGGCCGTAGTGTGCTCCACAACTCCTTGCTTTTCGGCACGATGCTCGACCATCTTTCCAATGCTCTTACACCTTCCAAGGAGAAGTTGCAAAGTAAAGGAGTTGCATCAGTAAGTCAGCGAGTTACGAATATTGGTCAATACACTTCTTTAAGTATAGAAGAATTTATAGCCTATACCCAAAAATATATGTGTGGCGACGAAGTTCGTGTGCTTACTGCCGAAGATATGAAAGGCATTGAGGAGATAGAACGAGAACTGGCATCTGACGATTTCGTTTATGGAAACAATCCGAAATACACGGAAATGCGGAAAAAGCGTTTTGAAGGAGTGGGAACGCTCGAGGCTCACATAGAATTAAAGAATGGAATGATTGCCAATATCAACCTGATGGGCGATTATTTCCTTACCGGAGATATTGACAGGGAGTTGCTGGATTTGCTCCACGGCGTTGAGTTTACGCGTGAAGCCGTTCGGGAGAAACTGGAGACAATAGATATTTCCACAGTCGTTCGCAATCTGAAACTCGACCAGTTCCTGCGTCTGCTCTTTGGACGTCCTCCACACGTTATGAAACCGGAATGGCTGAAGATTAATCTTACATCCAAGAAATCGTCCGGAGAGACGGCGGGAATCCTTGCCCGGCACCATCTGAACACCATCTGCACGAGCGGGCTTTGTCCGAACCGTACCGAATGTTGGGCTGCCCGCACGGCAACTCTGATGATTGGTGGCGAAATCTGTACGCGCAAGTGCCGCTTCTGCAATACGCTCAGCGGCCGTCCTCTTGCTTTGAACCCCGATGAACCACGCCACGTGGCAGAATCCATCAAGGCCTTGAACCTGAGATATGCAGTAATAACGTCTGTCGATCGCGACGATCTGCCCGATTATGGTGCAGAGCATTGGGTAAAGACCGTGGAAGCCATCCGGGAGTTGAATCCTGACACGAAAATTGAACTCTTGATACCCGACTTTATGGGCAAGTCCGAGTTGATTAGAAAGGTGGTTGCCACCAAGCCTCACGTTTGTGGGCACAATATGGAAACGGTTCGGAGACTTACTCCTTCGGTTCGCAGCGTGGCTCAATACGACCGCAGCCTTGAGGTATTGGCAGAAATAGTCCGCTGTGGCGTTCAGGCAAAAACCGGTTTTATGCTGGGTTTGGGTGAAACACACGAAGAGATTCTGCAAACAATGTCCGATATTCTTGCTACGGGCTGCAAACGGCTCACACTTGGGCAATACCTGCAGCCTACTGCCAGCCATCTTCCTGTGGCTGCATATATCAGTCCCGAGAAATTTGCAGAGTACAAGCAAATCGGGCTTGCGATGGGTTTCAAGCACGTAGTGAGCGGTCCGTTGGTTCGTTCGTCATATCACGCAGCCGAAGCTGATGCGTAA
- a CDS encoding DNA replication/repair protein RecF yields MRLDKLSIINYKNIQASTLNLSPKMNCFIGHNGEGKTNLLDAIYYLSFCKSAFNPKDSEVMRHESDFFVLEGNYQTDSGDAEQIYSSMKRGTKKHFKRNKKEYKKLSEHIGLIPLTFVSPSDSSLIEGGSEERRKLMDVVISQYDRLYIETLTRYNKTLQQRNSLLKQEEEPDQTLMELLEMQMAEFGEQIYRKREDFVKELTPVFQEIYQTISKDREQVSLEYVSHGQRGDLLNVIQRDRTKDRIMGYSLHGIHKDDLLMMLGGYPMKREGSQGQNKTFVLALKLAQFNFLKRTAGNNTPLLLLDDIFDKLDADRVEQIIKLVSGKNFGQIFITDTNRDHLDRILHSCDSDYKLFAVKNGEITEKNQDYV; encoded by the coding sequence ATGCGTTTAGACAAGCTGTCAATTATCAATTACAAGAATATTCAGGCAAGTACGTTGAATTTGTCGCCCAAGATGAACTGCTTTATAGGTCATAACGGCGAAGGAAAGACGAATTTGCTCGATGCCATCTATTATCTTTCGTTTTGCAAGAGTGCATTTAATCCGAAGGATTCGGAAGTGATGCGCCACGAGAGCGACTTTTTTGTACTTGAGGGCAACTATCAGACCGACTCTGGCGATGCGGAACAGATATACAGTAGTATGAAACGTGGCACGAAGAAGCATTTCAAACGCAATAAGAAAGAATACAAAAAGCTGTCCGAGCATATCGGATTGATTCCTCTTACATTCGTTTCTCCGTCCGACAGTTCGCTGATAGAGGGAGGAAGCGAGGAGAGAAGAAAGTTGATGGACGTAGTGATTTCACAGTACGACCGGCTTTATATCGAAACTCTCACGCGATACAACAAGACTTTGCAGCAGCGCAACAGTCTTTTGAAACAGGAGGAAGAACCAGATCAGACGCTGATGGAACTTCTTGAAATGCAAATGGCTGAGTTCGGCGAGCAGATTTACAGGAAGCGTGAGGATTTTGTGAAGGAACTAACCCCTGTTTTTCAAGAGATTTACCAAACTATTTCCAAAGACCGTGAGCAGGTGTCGCTGGAATATGTTTCTCACGGACAGCGTGGAGATTTACTGAACGTGATTCAGCGCGACCGCACAAAGGACCGTATAATGGGTTATTCGCTCCACGGTATTCATAAAGACGACTTGCTGATGATGCTGGGAGGATATCCGATGAAGCGCGAAGGGAGTCAGGGCCAGAACAAGACGTTCGTGTTGGCTCTGAAACTGGCGCAATTCAATTTCCTGAAGCGTACGGCAGGCAACAATACGCCCTTGCTGTTGCTCGATGATATATTCGACAAACTGGATGCCGACCGAGTTGAGCAAATCATAAAACTTGTTTCGGGCAAGAACTTCGGTCAGATATTCATAACCGACACCAACCGAGACCATCTGGACAGGATTTTGCACTCGTGCGATTCCGACTACAAACTGTTTGCAGTTAAGAACGGCGAGATAACCGAAAAGAATCAGGACTATGTTTAG
- a CDS encoding DciA family protein, producing MFRRKVESLADILGKTLRDNGLEMPLMQKRAVDAWDVVTGKTVARYTAEKYIRNQTLFVKITNPALRQDLSMMRTQLVKRLNEHVGSFVIAEVRIY from the coding sequence ATGTTTAGAAGAAAAGTGGAATCGCTTGCTGATATTCTCGGCAAGACTTTGCGTGATAATGGTTTGGAAATGCCCCTGATGCAGAAACGTGCCGTGGATGCCTGGGACGTGGTTACAGGTAAGACGGTTGCAAGATATACTGCCGAGAAATATATCCGCAACCAAACGCTGTTCGTCAAGATAACAAATCCGGCACTGAGACAGGACTTGTCGATGATGAGGACACAACTGGTAAAACGTCTCAACGAGCACGTTGGCTCATTTGTAATAGCAGAAGTAAGAATCTATTAA
- the gcvT gene encoding glycine cleavage system aminomethyltransferase GcvT yields the protein MENKRTCLYDKHVALGALISPFGGFDMPIQYSSIIDEHNAVRQHCGVFDVSHMGEIIITGNDAEKFVNYIFTNDVIGLEVGKVIYGMFCMPDGGVVDDTCICKIGEDCFLMTVNASNIDKDSEWIKQNATGFDINIDYASDRYGQLAIQGPDAEKIIEEKLGIPCTELKFYEVKCLEKDGEQIIISRTGYTGEDGFEVYSSPAYIVKVWDMLMAAGVTPCGLGCRDTLRFEAGMPLYGHELSEVITPVMAGLSMFVKFEKENFIGKEALLKQKTEGVTKRLRGIWLDDNAIPRNGYKVFKDGQEVGEITTGYKLISVEKSCAVALVDASVKMEDRVEVQIRKKFFPATVGKKKFYDPHYKK from the coding sequence ATGGAGAACAAAAGAACCTGCCTTTATGACAAGCACGTAGCACTCGGTGCTTTGATTTCACCTTTCGGTGGATTTGATATGCCTATTCAGTACTCAAGTATTATCGATGAACACAATGCAGTAAGACAGCATTGTGGTGTATTTGATGTTTCCCATATGGGAGAAATCATCATTACCGGTAACGATGCTGAAAAGTTCGTAAACTATATTTTCACAAACGATGTTATCGGTCTTGAAGTTGGCAAGGTAATATATGGTATGTTCTGTATGCCCGATGGTGGCGTGGTGGACGATACCTGCATCTGCAAGATTGGCGAAGACTGCTTCCTTATGACCGTGAATGCTTCAAACATCGACAAAGACAGCGAATGGATAAAGCAGAACGCCACAGGTTTCGATATCAATATCGACTATGCCAGCGACCGTTATGGTCAGCTTGCAATTCAAGGTCCTGACGCAGAAAAGATTATCGAAGAAAAACTGGGCATTCCTTGCACTGAATTGAAGTTCTATGAGGTTAAGTGCCTTGAGAAAGATGGTGAGCAAATCATTATCTCCCGTACAGGTTATACAGGCGAAGACGGCTTCGAGGTTTACAGTTCTCCTGCATATATAGTTAAGGTATGGGATATGCTGATGGCTGCCGGAGTTACACCGTGTGGACTCGGTTGCCGTGACACACTCCGTTTCGAGGCAGGTATGCCATTGTATGGCCACGAACTCTCTGAAGTTATCACTCCAGTTATGGCTGGTCTTTCAATGTTCGTTAAGTTTGAAAAGGAAAACTTCATCGGCAAGGAGGCACTTTTGAAGCAAAAGACAGAAGGCGTTACAAAACGTCTGCGTGGTATTTGGCTCGACGACAATGCTATTCCAAGAAATGGATACAAGGTGTTCAAGGATGGTCAGGAAGTTGGAGAAATCACAACCGGCTACAAACTTATTTCTGTTGAAAAGAGTTGTGCAGTAGCACTTGTTGATGCTTCTGTAAAGATGGAAGACCGCGTCGAAGTTCAGATTCGCAAGAAATTCTTCCCTGCTACGGTTGGTAAGAAGAAATTTTACGACCCACACTACAAGAAATAA
- the gcvH gene encoding glycine cleavage system protein GcvH, with translation MAKVIEGLFYAESHEYVKVEGDFAYIGITDYAQHALGNVVYVDMPEVDDEVEFDEGFGAVESVKAASDLNSPVSGKVVEVNEALEDQPELLNQDAFANWIIKVELSDKSELDKLMDAKAYEEFCAK, from the coding sequence ATGGCAAAAGTTATTGAAGGACTCTTCTATGCAGAGTCACACGAGTATGTAAAGGTTGAAGGCGATTTCGCTTATATCGGTATCACAGACTATGCACAGCACGCACTTGGCAACGTAGTATATGTTGATATGCCGGAAGTTGACGACGAAGTAGAATTCGACGAAGGTTTCGGAGCCGTAGAAAGCGTTAAGGCTGCGTCTGACCTGAACTCTCCTGTATCTGGCAAGGTGGTTGAAGTAAACGAAGCACTCGAAGATCAGCCTGAACTCTTGAATCAGGACGCATTTGCTAACTGGATTATCAAGGTTGAACTTTCAGACAAGTCTGAACTGGACAAACTTATGGATGCAAAGGCTTACGAAGAGTTCTGTGCAAAATAG
- the gcvPA gene encoding aminomethyl-transferring glycine dehydrogenase subunit GcvPA, giving the protein MNFKFFPHTQEETQAMLDKIGVKNIEDLFANIPEVLRFRGEYDIPEAKSELEIRNFFNQLGNKNQLLTCFAGAGVYDHYAPSAIPTIVSRSEYLTSYTPYQAEISQGTLHYIFEFQSMIAELTNMDIANASLYDGSTATAEAMLVANAASSKNNTILYSETIDPKIIDVLKTYAHFQNINLVAIKNEDGITSKADLEAKMNEGGVAGVIVQQPNYYGITEDFTGYADICHGKKALFIVNSVAADLALLKTPGEWGADIAVGDVQSLGLPMAFGGPYAGYMATTQKLMRKMPGRIVGQTKDTRGQRVFALTLQAREQHIRRQKATSNICSNQSLMALYVTIYMSLMGKEGVKEAAKMSFDAAHYLCDKMVATGKAELVYNQPFFNEFLIKIENRDVFYDKAIEKGILPGVKVCDDKLLVAVTEKRTKEEIEALVALL; this is encoded by the coding sequence ATGAATTTTAAATTCTTCCCACATACCCAAGAAGAGACACAGGCTATGCTTGATAAGATTGGTGTGAAAAACATTGAAGATCTTTTTGCAAACATTCCTGAAGTATTGCGTTTCAGAGGGGAATACGATATTCCTGAAGCTAAGAGCGAGTTAGAAATCAGAAACTTCTTCAATCAGCTTGGAAACAAAAATCAGTTGCTGACTTGCTTTGCCGGTGCTGGCGTTTACGATCATTATGCACCAAGCGCAATTCCTACTATTGTAAGTCGTTCTGAGTATCTTACGTCATATACTCCGTATCAAGCAGAGATTTCACAAGGTACGCTCCACTATATCTTCGAGTTCCAGAGTATGATAGCCGAACTCACGAATATGGACATCGCTAATGCGTCATTGTACGACGGCTCTACGGCTACTGCCGAGGCTATGCTCGTTGCCAATGCTGCATCCAGCAAGAACAATACTATCCTTTATTCAGAAACCATCGACCCAAAGATTATTGACGTACTGAAGACTTACGCTCATTTCCAGAATATTAATCTTGTAGCCATAAAGAACGAAGATGGTATCACTTCAAAGGCTGATTTGGAAGCTAAGATGAATGAAGGTGGCGTTGCAGGTGTTATCGTTCAGCAGCCAAACTATTACGGTATCACAGAAGACTTCACAGGATATGCTGATATCTGCCACGGCAAGAAGGCACTGTTCATCGTAAACAGCGTTGCTGCCGACCTTGCATTGCTCAAGACACCGGGTGAATGGGGAGCTGACATTGCTGTCGGCGATGTTCAGAGTCTTGGTTTGCCAATGGCTTTCGGTGGCCCTTACGCAGGCTATATGGCTACTACACAGAAGTTGATGCGCAAGATGCCGGGTCGTATCGTTGGTCAGACAAAGGATACACGTGGTCAGCGTGTATTTGCACTTACATTGCAGGCTCGCGAACAGCACATCCGTCGTCAAAAAGCCACATCCAATATCTGCTCTAATCAGAGTTTGATGGCTCTCTACGTTACCATCTATATGTCTCTGATGGGCAAGGAAGGTGTAAAAGAAGCTGCAAAGATGAGTTTCGACGCTGCACATTACCTCTGCGATAAGATGGTGGCTACTGGTAAAGCAGAATTGGTTTACAATCAACCATTCTTCAATGAATTCTTGATTAAGATTGAGAATCGTGATGTATTCTATGACAAGGCTATTGAAAAGGGAATCCTGCCGGGTGTTAAGGTATGCGATGATAAACTTCTCGTAGCCGTAACAGAAAAACGCACTAAGGAAGAGATAGAAGCACTTGTTGCCCTTCTCTAA
- the gcvPB gene encoding aminomethyl-transferring glycine dehydrogenase subunit GcvPB, with protein MNNRLYGNLIFELSQPGHKAYSLPKNDFGSYEFPNNLKREKDAELPECDELTVVRHYTNHSGNNFGVDNGFYPLGSCTMKYNPTINEEIAAMPQFTGLHPLQPLNTVQGALEVQYNLQQALASISGLHDFTLNPYAGAHGEFTGLMIIASYHQHRGDMKRTKVIIPDSAHGTNPASAAVCGLEIVEVKSTPEGLVDVEDLKPLLGDDIAGMMMTNPNTLGLFEKEIPEIAKLVHECGGLMYYDGANLNPMLGVARPGDMGFDVMHINIHKTFSTPHGGGGPGDGPVGVREDLVPFLPKPHVIKTENGFDMELPKHGEEFTVKNLHVGPHLGNFLVGLRAYVYILTLGKENLKWVGPYATLNANYIKECLKNDYELPIGDICMHEFVFDGLKDKSTGVTTMDVAKRLLDYGYHAPTIYFPLLFHEAMMIEPTENESKATLDSFIGIMHTIAKEAREIPNEVKEAPHNTPIGRVDDVLAAKEPILNYRQAMMK; from the coding sequence ATGAACAATAGATTATATGGCAATTTAATATTTGAGCTTTCCCAACCAGGTCATAAAGCTTACAGCCTACCAAAGAATGATTTTGGAAGCTACGAATTTCCAAACAACCTGAAGCGCGAAAAGGATGCAGAACTTCCTGAATGTGATGAACTTACGGTTGTAAGACACTATACAAACCACAGTGGCAACAACTTCGGTGTAGACAATGGATTCTATCCTTTAGGATCTTGTACTATGAAGTACAATCCAACAATCAACGAAGAGATTGCAGCTATGCCTCAATTTACAGGGTTGCATCCTCTCCAACCGTTGAACACAGTACAAGGTGCTTTGGAAGTTCAATACAACTTGCAGCAAGCATTAGCAAGCATTTCAGGCTTGCACGATTTCACACTAAATCCTTATGCAGGTGCTCACGGCGAATTTACCGGTTTGATGATTATCGCATCTTATCATCAGCACCGCGGTGATATGAAGCGTACAAAGGTTATCATTCCTGATTCAGCGCACGGAACCAATCCGGCATCAGCAGCCGTTTGTGGTCTTGAAATTGTTGAGGTAAAGAGTACACCCGAAGGACTTGTAGATGTTGAGGATTTGAAACCATTGCTCGGTGATGATATTGCCGGTATGATGATGACCAATCCTAATACACTCGGTCTTTTTGAAAAGGAAATTCCTGAGATTGCCAAGTTGGTTCACGAATGTGGTGGCTTGATGTATTACGATGGGGCAAATCTAAATCCAATGTTGGGCGTTGCCCGTCCTGGCGATATGGGCTTCGATGTTATGCACATCAATATTCACAAGACATTCTCTACTCCTCACGGTGGTGGTGGTCCCGGCGACGGTCCTGTTGGCGTAAGAGAAGACTTGGTGCCATTCTTGCCAAAGCCACACGTAATCAAAACTGAAAATGGATTCGATATGGAATTGCCAAAGCACGGCGAAGAGTTTACTGTAAAGAATCTACACGTTGGTCCTCATCTTGGTAACTTCCTTGTAGGTCTTCGTGCCTACGTTTACATCCTTACATTAGGGAAAGAAAACTTGAAGTGGGTTGGTCCTTATGCTACATTGAATGCAAACTACATCAAGGAATGCCTGAAAAACGACTACGAGTTACCTATCGGAGACATCTGTATGCACGAATTTGTATTCGACGGTTTGAAGGACAAGAGCACAGGCGTTACGACTATGGACGTTGCAAAACGTTTATTGGACTACGGCTATCACGCTCCAACTATCTACTTCCCATTGCTGTTCCACGAAGCAATGATGATTGAGCCTACCGAAAACGAAAGTAAGGCTACTCTCGACAGCTTCATCGGAATAATGCACACGATTGCCAAGGAGGCACGTGAGATTCCTAATGAAGTTAAGGAAGCACCACACAACACACCAATTGGTCGCGTAGACGACGTACTGGCAGCTAAGGAACCTATCCTTAACTATCGTCAGGCGATGATGAAGTAA
- the lpdA gene encoding dihydrolipoyl dehydrogenase — MEKTDLIIIGAGPGGYHTAVHAAKDGLKVTIIEKKHPGGTCLNEGCIPTKSFAHDADLYRNPLLSCVGGGHVRFNRIQERKTEVINTLREGVKGLLSQPGITYIEGEAKFVDKKVIEVNGTQITADNIIIATGSRARMLPFIPALDSPEGKVLQGKIMTSTELLDIDYIPNRMAIIGAGVIGLELASAFETFGSSVTVIEFMKECLPTMDSDIAKRLRKTMEKRDIQFHLQSGVTAIEPTADNKQVTVSFNQKGQDKQVTADVVLVATGRAANIEGLNLEAAGINCIKQGIETDENYETNVPGVYAIGDVNGKQMLAHAATFQGMRVMNRILNKEDKIRFDIMPAAVFTYPEAGSVGLSEDACKKEGIKCIVKKGFYRSNGKALAMEETEGLLKVIANEEGKIIGAHVFGAHSADISQEVAALMNNDATLDDLRDIIHIHPTIGEILLDAII, encoded by the coding sequence ATGGAAAAAACCGATTTAATTATTATCGGTGCTGGCCCTGGAGGCTATCATACTGCTGTTCACGCAGCAAAAGATGGCCTCAAGGTTACTATCATCGAAAAAAAACATCCAGGTGGTACCTGCCTGAATGAAGGATGTATCCCAACAAAAAGTTTCGCACACGATGCAGACTTATACCGCAATCCTCTCCTATCCTGTGTAGGTGGTGGACACGTTAGGTTTAATCGAATACAAGAGCGCAAAACTGAGGTTATCAATACATTACGCGAAGGTGTAAAGGGATTGCTTTCTCAGCCCGGAATTACTTATATAGAAGGTGAAGCAAAGTTTGTAGACAAGAAAGTGATTGAAGTAAACGGCACACAGATTACTGCTGACAACATCATCATTGCTACCGGTTCACGTGCTCGTATGCTTCCTTTCATCCCTGCATTGGATTCTCCGGAAGGAAAAGTACTGCAAGGAAAGATAATGACATCGACAGAACTCTTGGACATTGACTATATACCTAACCGAATGGCCATTATCGGTGCCGGTGTTATCGGTCTCGAGTTGGCATCTGCCTTCGAAACATTCGGCAGTTCCGTAACTGTTATCGAGTTTATGAAGGAATGCTTGCCGACAATGGATTCCGACATCGCAAAGCGTCTTCGCAAGACAATGGAAAAGAGAGACATCCAATTCCACTTGCAAAGTGGTGTAACGGCAATTGAACCAACTGCCGACAACAAGCAAGTAACCGTATCTTTCAACCAAAAGGGACAGGACAAGCAAGTAACGGCAGACGTAGTGCTCGTTGCTACTGGCAGAGCTGCGAATATTGAAGGACTCAACCTTGAGGCAGCCGGCATCAACTGTATCAAGCAAGGCATTGAAACAGATGAAAACTACGAAACGAACGTTCCCGGCGTCTATGCTATCGGTGATGTTAATGGCAAACAGATGCTTGCACACGCTGCCACATTCCAAGGAATGCGCGTTATGAACAGAATATTGAACAAGGAAGACAAAATCCGTTTCGATATTATGCCGGCAGCCGTTTTCACCTATCCCGAGGCAGGTTCAGTGGGTCTTTCAGAAGATGCGTGCAAGAAGGAAGGCATCAAGTGCATCGTGAAGAAGGGATTCTATCGTTCAAACGGTAAGGCATTGGCAATGGAAGAAACCGAAGGATTGCTGAAGGTCATTGCAAATGAAGAAGGCAAGATTATCGGTGCTCACGTATTCGGTGCCCATTCAGCCGACATCAGTCAGGAAGTGGCAGCACTAATGAACAATGATGCAACGTTAGATGATTTGAGAGACATCATTCACATTCATCCAACCATTGGCGAGATTCTCCTTGATGCCATAATTTAA